The following proteins are encoded in a genomic region of Natronorubrum halophilum:
- the pstA gene encoding phosphate ABC transporter permease PstA, translating into MAGRTDRSTADDWFDTGEEIGRTRGILFKWFCLGATMLALGLMLVFLLYVANDAFQPLTADPMWLGLFGLVVIAPAFVFAAYVYRNESQAGRVAYTALGLPLVATLAAGGIWIVFAHIVTPHEWFALFLSLLAAAAVIEGHTRVRPDVVLERLGVVVLVPLLALVGIPAISIDVLVRTPLLGQELFRVDLSTPELLPSVRAVILSLPVLPAPGLVLLGTVAVPIAAAIGWHIRRVRESERDGAVAFGATAALAGVGLATAPAVGITTTTWILFATIVGGACGLYTEHVLRRREGTIGLAFPIVVAVGFALLWALAGTLGVAGPDSWLNWSFLTSPHNTTATEAGIYPALVGSILILVVIVISAFPIGVGAAIYLEEYAPTQGRMSQIVELIEVNIANLAGVPSVVYGVLGLAVFIRVIGMENGTALVGGLTIGLLILPIVIISAQEAIRSVPDSRRNAAYGMGATKWQTVRGVVLPEAIPGILTGTILALGRAIGETAPLLMIGVPAVVRTSPNSFTSRTGAMSRQIYTWSTQIGVDFRYGVLAAGVITLLVVLLTMNATAIVLRNRYQRTQNG; encoded by the coding sequence ATGGCGGGACGGACCGACCGATCGACCGCCGACGACTGGTTCGATACCGGCGAAGAGATCGGCCGAACACGGGGGATACTGTTCAAGTGGTTCTGTCTGGGTGCGACGATGCTCGCACTCGGCTTGATGCTGGTATTCCTTCTGTACGTCGCTAACGACGCGTTCCAGCCACTAACGGCCGACCCGATGTGGCTGGGCCTGTTCGGACTGGTTGTGATCGCGCCGGCGTTCGTGTTCGCCGCGTACGTATACCGAAACGAATCCCAGGCAGGACGGGTCGCCTACACGGCACTCGGCCTTCCACTCGTCGCGACGCTGGCGGCCGGCGGCATCTGGATCGTCTTCGCCCACATCGTCACGCCCCACGAGTGGTTCGCGTTATTCCTCTCACTGCTCGCCGCAGCCGCCGTCATCGAGGGACACACTCGAGTCCGGCCGGACGTCGTTCTCGAGCGGTTGGGCGTCGTCGTTCTCGTCCCGTTGCTCGCGCTCGTCGGGATTCCGGCGATCAGCATCGACGTTCTGGTTCGGACACCCCTTCTCGGACAGGAACTGTTTCGAGTCGACCTCTCGACGCCGGAACTCCTGCCGAGCGTTCGGGCGGTGATTCTCTCGTTGCCGGTACTCCCGGCACCGGGTCTCGTCCTGCTTGGAACGGTCGCTGTCCCGATTGCAGCCGCGATCGGGTGGCACATTCGTCGCGTCCGCGAGAGCGAGCGCGACGGGGCGGTCGCGTTCGGAGCGACGGCTGCCCTCGCCGGAGTCGGCCTCGCTACCGCGCCAGCGGTCGGTATAACGACGACAACGTGGATCCTCTTTGCGACCATCGTCGGCGGGGCCTGCGGGCTGTACACCGAACACGTCCTCCGACGCCGCGAGGGGACGATTGGACTCGCGTTTCCGATCGTCGTCGCAGTCGGGTTCGCGCTCCTGTGGGCACTCGCGGGAACGCTCGGCGTCGCCGGGCCGGACTCCTGGCTCAACTGGTCGTTCCTGACCAGTCCACACAACACGACTGCAACCGAGGCCGGAATCTATCCCGCCCTCGTCGGCAGTATTTTGATCCTCGTCGTGATCGTTATCTCGGCGTTCCCCATCGGCGTCGGTGCGGCGATCTACCTCGAAGAGTACGCGCCGACGCAGGGACGCATGAGCCAGATCGTCGAGCTCATCGAGGTCAACATCGCGAACCTCGCCGGCGTTCCCTCGGTCGTGTACGGCGTCCTCGGCCTCGCAGTCTTCATCAGGGTGATCGGCATGGAAAACGGGACGGCCCTCGTCGGCGGCCTCACCATCGGACTGTTGATCCTCCCGATCGTGATCATTTCGGCCCAGGAGGCGATCCGTTCGGTGCCGGATTCCCGGCGTAATGCTGCCTACGGTATGGGCGCAACGAAGTGGCAAACCGTTCGAGGTGTCGTCCTCCCCGAAGCGATTCCGGGCATCCTCACCGGAACGATTCTCGCGCTGGGGCGTGCGATCGGCGAAACGGCGCCGCTGTTGATGATCGGCGTCCCCGCCGTCGTTCGAACCTCGCCCAACTCCTTTACGAGTCGAACCGGAGCGATGTCGCGACAGATCTACACCTGGTCGACGCAGATCGGGGTCGACTTCCGGTACGGCGTGCTCGCGGCGGGCGTCATCACGCTGCTCGTCGTCCTGCTCACGATGAACGCGACCGCGATCGTCCTCAGAAACCGCTATCAGCGAACCCAGAACGGGTAA
- a CDS encoding phosphate signaling complex PhoU family protein yields the protein MSHHSLSDGAADPIERKVQLTGNSTFVVSLPKAWALDQGLESGMSMYLYPHDDRVVAAPEHVSGRDRSVTIEATAVEGRTVVQRVRAAYTTGYDRITVTGTDRLEADTRRELERTVSRLIGIEIQDVTDDQLSIANLLDASEVSLPQTVAQARQLALELHGDAVDALLSNDDELARQVQNRNGDVDRLFAFVSRGFHRGLEDVREVGQLETDRTVAFREYRIARQLTRIADRADRIAAVALRQSDPPDDALRERIEPVTTDTRTVVDAALAGEFRSATETHSAVRASLTSLNRQLHGRSDADARLYRSVFDALRQTADIGVEIAETTLEASVAERETRVP from the coding sequence ATGAGTCACCACTCGCTGTCCGACGGCGCGGCCGATCCCATCGAACGGAAGGTCCAGTTGACCGGCAACTCCACGTTCGTCGTCTCGTTGCCGAAAGCGTGGGCGCTCGATCAGGGCCTCGAGTCCGGGATGTCGATGTACCTGTATCCGCACGACGACCGGGTCGTGGCCGCCCCGGAGCACGTCTCGGGTCGCGATCGGTCGGTGACGATCGAGGCGACGGCGGTCGAGGGACGAACGGTGGTACAGCGGGTTCGCGCGGCATACACGACGGGATACGATCGAATTACGGTCACCGGAACGGACCGCCTCGAGGCGGACACGCGACGGGAGCTCGAGCGAACCGTCAGTCGGCTGATCGGCATCGAAATCCAGGACGTGACCGACGATCAACTTTCGATAGCGAACCTGCTCGATGCCAGTGAGGTCTCGCTTCCACAGACGGTCGCGCAGGCGCGACAACTCGCGCTCGAGTTACACGGTGACGCGGTCGACGCCCTCCTGTCGAACGACGACGAACTCGCACGACAGGTCCAGAACCGGAACGGCGACGTCGACCGACTGTTCGCGTTCGTCAGTCGGGGGTTCCACCGCGGGCTCGAGGACGTGCGGGAGGTCGGTCAGTTGGAAACCGATCGGACGGTCGCGTTTCGCGAGTACCGGATCGCGCGCCAACTCACGCGAATCGCGGACCGCGCGGATCGGATCGCGGCCGTCGCGCTGCGCCAGTCCGATCCGCCGGACGACGCGCTCCGCGAGCGGATCGAACCCGTCACGACCGATACCCGGACGGTCGTCGACGCGGCGCTGGCGGGTGAGTTCCGGTCCGCGACCGAGACGCATTCGGCCGTTCGTGCGTCTCTCACGTCGCTCAACCGGCAACTGCACGGTCGATCCGACGCTGACGCGCGGTTGTACAGGTCGGTGTTCGACGCCCTCCGGCAAACGGCCGATATCGGCGTCGAAATCGCCGAGACGACGCTCGAGGCGAGCGTCGCGGAGCGAGAAACGAGAGTACCGTGA
- a CDS encoding PstS family phosphate ABC transporter substrate-binding protein, with translation MTDKKFGLVGGSATRRGFLATTGAVGTLALAGCSETDADEDEGGEVVITGSSTVFPVSDEMAQRFMDENPDINVPTDSTGSGGGFENHFCPGDSDINGASRPIKDEEESSCLDNDVTPVEFEIAGDALTMAVSPDNDWVDCMSFDEMAQIWQEDGAETWADVNDDWPDEEFELFGPDTTSGTFDWFTENVVGEAGNHRDDYEPTEDDNLIIQGLQDSPYAIGYFGYAYYQENQDAIKALEVKESEDDECGEPSLEAAQAGEYPMARPLFIYASEESIQREPVYDFLEFYLENSSESFIADDIGYVPSGDDVREENLSTLEDLA, from the coding sequence ATGACCGATAAGAAATTCGGACTGGTGGGTGGATCGGCGACAAGACGCGGATTCCTCGCGACGACCGGGGCCGTGGGAACGCTCGCACTCGCTGGGTGTTCGGAAACCGACGCCGACGAAGATGAGGGCGGTGAAGTGGTTATCACCGGCTCGAGTACCGTCTTCCCCGTCTCCGACGAGATGGCTCAGCGGTTCATGGACGAGAATCCGGACATCAACGTCCCGACCGACTCGACCGGCAGCGGCGGCGGCTTCGAGAACCACTTCTGCCCGGGCGATTCGGATATCAACGGCGCGTCGCGGCCGATCAAGGACGAAGAGGAGTCGAGCTGTCTGGACAACGACGTGACGCCGGTCGAGTTCGAAATCGCCGGCGACGCGCTGACGATGGCCGTCAGCCCCGACAACGACTGGGTCGATTGCATGTCCTTCGACGAGATGGCCCAGATTTGGCAGGAAGACGGCGCGGAGACGTGGGCCGACGTCAACGACGACTGGCCCGACGAGGAGTTCGAACTGTTCGGACCCGACACGACCTCCGGAACCTTCGACTGGTTCACCGAGAACGTCGTCGGCGAGGCCGGTAACCATCGCGACGACTACGAGCCGACCGAGGACGACAACCTCATCATCCAGGGACTGCAGGACAGCCCTTACGCGATCGGCTACTTCGGCTACGCGTACTATCAGGAGAACCAGGACGCGATCAAAGCCCTCGAGGTCAAAGAGTCCGAGGACGACGAGTGTGGAGAGCCGAGTCTCGAGGCCGCACAGGCCGGCGAGTATCCGATGGCTCGCCCGCTGTTCATCTACGCGAGCGAGGAATCGATCCAGCGCGAACCGGTCTACGACTTCCTCGAGTTCTACCTCGAAAACTCGAGCGAGAGCTTCATCGCCGACGACATCGGCTACGTCCCGTCGGGCGACGACGTCCGCGAGGAGAACCTCTCGACGCTCGAGGATCTCGCGTAA
- the pstB gene encoding phosphate ABC transporter ATP-binding protein PstB, whose translation MTQNDPSASDPTGRQTANETAGIELSTGDNTASSVETGPESTVRHQTSTVSDPIVEARDLDVYYGDDRALQQVDLAIPERNVTALIGPSGCGKSTFLRCINRMNDRIESCRIDGKVQFDGKNVYDTDVDPVALRRKIGMVFQQPNPFPKSIYDNVAFGLEVQGIDDDVDERVHTALERAALLEEVEDQLESSGLDLSGGQQQRLCIARAIATDPDVILMDEPASALDPVATSKVEDLIADLARDYTVVIVTHNMQQAARISDKTAVFLTGGELVEFDETEKIFENPEHDRVEDYITGKFG comes from the coding sequence ATGACTCAAAACGATCCATCCGCGTCCGATCCAACCGGACGTCAGACAGCGAACGAGACGGCTGGTATCGAGCTCTCCACGGGAGACAACACCGCCTCGAGCGTGGAGACGGGACCCGAATCGACCGTCCGCCACCAGACCTCGACGGTGTCCGATCCGATCGTCGAAGCGAGGGACCTCGACGTGTACTACGGGGACGACCGCGCGTTACAGCAGGTCGACCTGGCGATTCCCGAGCGCAACGTGACGGCACTGATCGGTCCGTCGGGCTGTGGAAAATCGACGTTCTTGCGCTGTATCAATCGGATGAACGACCGCATCGAGAGCTGCCGCATCGACGGCAAGGTCCAGTTCGACGGAAAGAACGTCTACGACACTGACGTCGACCCCGTCGCCCTGCGCCGGAAAATCGGCATGGTGTTCCAGCAACCGAACCCCTTCCCGAAGTCGATCTACGACAACGTCGCATTCGGCCTCGAGGTCCAGGGCATCGATGACGACGTCGACGAGCGAGTTCACACGGCACTCGAGCGTGCCGCGCTCCTGGAAGAAGTCGAAGACCAACTCGAGTCGTCGGGCCTCGACCTCTCGGGCGGCCAGCAACAACGCCTCTGTATCGCCCGCGCCATCGCTACCGATCCCGACGTGATCCTGATGGACGAGCCCGCGTCGGCGCTCGACCCCGTGGCGACCTCGAAGGTCGAAGACCTCATCGCCGACCTCGCTCGCGATTACACCGTCGTTATCGTCACCCACAACATGCAACAAGCGGCCCGCATCTCGGACAAGACGGCCGTCTTCCTCACCGGCGGCGAACTCGTCGAGTTCGACGAGACGGAGAAAATCTTCGAGAACCCCGAGCACGACCGCGTCGAGGACTACATCACCGGCAAATTCGGCTAA
- the phoU gene encoding phosphate signaling complex protein PhoU yields the protein MARNEYQQQLADLRERVLEMSDLVCRQLERALEALEAKDDELADQIIAGDHEINELYLDLEQTCIELLALQQPVAGDLRFIAASFKISTDLERIGDLAVNLGEYTKQAERERYSEIDIAYIGEQTIEMVEAAMAAYEADDATTTRDIAAMDDEIDALCEGASEIVVRDLLELETAVEKFGDEALLEDVSRMLLTVRDLERVGDHAVNIAARTLYMVENDDELIY from the coding sequence ATGGCACGAAACGAGTATCAACAGCAGCTCGCGGACCTGCGCGAACGCGTCCTCGAGATGAGCGACCTCGTCTGTCGGCAACTCGAGCGAGCCCTCGAGGCTCTCGAAGCGAAAGACGACGAGCTGGCCGACCAGATCATCGCGGGCGACCACGAGATCAACGAGCTGTATCTCGACCTCGAGCAGACCTGTATCGAGTTGCTCGCGCTCCAACAGCCCGTTGCTGGCGATCTGCGATTCATCGCCGCGTCATTCAAGATCAGCACCGACCTCGAGCGAATCGGCGACCTCGCGGTCAATCTCGGGGAGTACACCAAGCAGGCCGAACGCGAGCGCTACTCCGAGATCGATATCGCCTATATCGGTGAGCAGACGATCGAGATGGTCGAGGCGGCGATGGCGGCCTACGAAGCCGACGATGCGACGACGACGCGAGATATCGCGGCGATGGACGACGAGATCGACGCGCTCTGTGAGGGTGCGAGCGAGATCGTCGTTCGAGACCTGCTCGAACTCGAGACCGCGGTCGAGAAGTTCGGTGACGAAGCGCTCCTCGAGGACGTCTCGCGGATGCTGTTGACGGTCCGCGATCTCGAGCGCGTCGGCGATCACGCGGTGAACATCGCCGCGCGAACGCTGTACATGGTCGAAAACGACGACGAACTGATCTACTGA
- a CDS encoding metallophosphoesterase family protein — translation MVPIDADGIVLARLARPTTERPVRLAVLSDLHVATRARGTDRLFHRTEDRAAAAIESINAADPDLVCFDGDLTKDGEPWNFDRFDELVAELEAPFVATPGNHDVSKTSDEHDTPPVSSFEDRYAPESLPLVRSVGGIDLVVCNSATVPDGSLEGEHRGALSRAQLEWLETTLQVVSNPVVAFHHNLLPILGSDLVENSPWQTFSLQNGETVFEVLDRYDVPLVISGHHHVPATVSAGSLTQLIAPATCAYPLAHLLIDIDAQGTTVTLVPHATAADRRESHDAMCAGPPLRHTFVRLIDETLTAAPLVDATADRTESLPTVRRRQFQS, via the coding sequence ATGGTGCCGATCGACGCGGACGGAATCGTTCTCGCACGGCTCGCACGACCGACGACCGAGCGCCCAGTTCGGCTCGCGGTGCTCTCCGACCTCCACGTCGCCACCAGGGCGCGCGGTACTGACAGGCTGTTCCACCGAACCGAGGACCGAGCGGCCGCCGCGATCGAATCGATAAACGCCGCCGATCCCGACCTCGTCTGTTTCGACGGGGATCTCACGAAAGACGGCGAGCCGTGGAACTTCGATCGATTCGACGAACTCGTCGCCGAACTCGAGGCTCCGTTCGTCGCGACGCCCGGAAACCATGACGTTTCGAAAACCAGCGACGAGCACGACACGCCGCCCGTTTCGTCGTTCGAAGACCGGTACGCGCCGGAGTCGTTGCCCCTGGTCAGATCGGTCGGCGGGATCGATCTCGTGGTTTGCAACAGCGCGACGGTCCCCGACGGCTCGCTCGAGGGCGAACACCGCGGTGCGCTCTCTCGAGCGCAACTCGAGTGGCTCGAGACGACGCTACAGGTTGTGTCGAACCCGGTCGTCGCGTTCCACCACAACCTGTTACCGATTCTCGGAAGCGATCTCGTCGAGAACTCGCCGTGGCAGACGTTCTCGCTTCAAAACGGTGAGACAGTCTTCGAGGTACTCGACCGCTACGACGTTCCGCTCGTGATCTCCGGCCACCACCACGTGCCGGCGACGGTGAGCGCCGGGTCGCTCACGCAGCTCATTGCGCCGGCGACCTGTGCCTACCCGCTGGCACACCTCCTGATCGATATTGACGCTCAGGGAACGACGGTCACGCTCGTTCCTCACGCGACGGCCGCCGACCGGCGAGAATCACACGACGCGATGTGCGCCGGGCCGCCACTTCGTCACACGTTCGTTCGACTCATCGACGAAACGCTCACCGCGGCACCGCTGGTCGATGCGACTGCCGATCGAACGGAGTCGTTACCGACCGTTCGGAGACGGCAGTTCCAGTCGTAG
- a CDS encoding glycerophosphodiester phosphodiesterase translates to MPETDSETDQPDGNGAGSTDRRNASILNRRQFVAGAGAATAGSAVVGTVGASDGNGETKRGGNARRGRGPHEDRATVIAHRGFADTYPENTVAAFALAARGGSHDAAPRRGADWIELDVYPTADGDIAVFHDADMSGLTDTDGLIYETPSADVFSAEVLESGQTIPTLAESMDAIPPNVGVNIDIKAGAPDVQFGRVADPDAERDAWQWLETVVDIATDHRNELLLSTFWEGALATVRDIAPDVPAAYLLSGSIQEGLDVTDEYETAGINPSMDMIYGTPFFDEESYEPIDLVAEAHARDLPVNVWTVDTWYEAEQLIDAGVDGLFLDYPGIVRWGALERY, encoded by the coding sequence ATGCCAGAAACCGACAGCGAAACGGATCAGCCCGATGGAAACGGTGCGGGTTCGACCGACCGGCGGAACGCGAGCATCCTCAATCGGCGGCAGTTCGTCGCCGGAGCGGGCGCAGCAACCGCCGGCAGTGCGGTCGTGGGAACCGTCGGTGCGAGCGACGGGAACGGCGAGACGAAACGCGGCGGCAACGCTCGTAGGGGGCGCGGTCCGCACGAGGACCGTGCGACCGTCATCGCCCACCGCGGGTTCGCCGATACGTATCCGGAGAACACCGTCGCGGCGTTCGCGCTCGCCGCTCGAGGCGGATCGCACGACGCCGCTCCACGACGGGGTGCGGACTGGATCGAACTGGACGTCTACCCCACCGCCGACGGTGATATCGCCGTCTTCCACGACGCGGACATGAGCGGGCTGACCGACACCGACGGCCTGATCTACGAGACGCCCTCGGCGGACGTCTTCTCGGCCGAAGTGCTCGAGAGCGGCCAGACCATCCCGACGCTCGCCGAATCGATGGACGCCATTCCGCCCAACGTCGGCGTCAACATCGATATCAAAGCCGGTGCTCCCGACGTGCAGTTCGGTCGGGTCGCCGATCCCGACGCCGAACGCGACGCGTGGCAGTGGCTCGAGACGGTGGTCGACATCGCCACCGATCACCGAAACGAACTCCTGCTTTCGACGTTCTGGGAGGGCGCACTCGCGACGGTTCGGGATATCGCCCCCGACGTCCCGGCGGCGTACCTCCTGTCGGGGTCCATCCAGGAGGGACTCGACGTCACCGACGAGTACGAGACGGCGGGGATCAACCCGTCGATGGACATGATCTACGGCACGCCGTTTTTCGACGAGGAGTCCTACGAGCCGATCGATCTCGTGGCCGAAGCCCACGCTCGAGACCTGCCGGTCAACGTTTGGACGGTCGACACCTGGTACGAGGCCGAGCAGCTTATCGACGCCGGCGTCGACGGGCTGTTCCTCGACTACCCCGGAATCGTGCGGTGGGGGGCGCTCGAGCGATACTGA
- a CDS encoding DUF7511 domain-containing protein — protein MSKSSHDSDGHAVRRRLEAAATDADPSSALECVVVHYRNQSDRCTIAPRECPEEERTTTWLSADLSAVVDLAAVR, from the coding sequence ATGAGCAAATCATCACACGACTCCGACGGCCACGCGGTACGACGGCGACTCGAGGCGGCTGCAACCGACGCGGATCCCTCGTCCGCGCTCGAGTGCGTCGTCGTCCACTACCGAAACCAGTCGGATCGGTGTACGATCGCACCGCGCGAGTGCCCCGAGGAAGAACGGACCACCACCTGGTTGTCGGCGGATCTGTCGGCCGTCGTCGACCTCGCGGCAGTCCGGTAG
- the pstC gene encoding phosphate ABC transporter permease subunit PstC yields MSNDSVTTSLTRVQTGRDAKERLYRWLLFSCTALTVLVTLSILGTLAYDTITFFDFDHVEVVSFLTGTEWNSRTGTFGILPLVSSTLIVTVVSAAIAIPIGTAAAVYLSEYASPRMRSVLKPALEILAGIPTVVYGFLALVYLSPWLRAAGVPVGTFNLLSASIMVGILIVPMVSSLSEDAMSAVPEELREAGYGLGATKFEVSTKVVIPAAVSGIFSSYILAISRAIGETMIVVMAGGMMARLLNVTNPFENLFNSGQTMTAAMVHAVTSDATGASAEFYSMFAIGLTLFAITFLMNLLSNRIAARYREEYQ; encoded by the coding sequence ATGAGTAATGATTCGGTAACTACCTCGCTAACACGAGTACAGACCGGCCGTGATGCCAAGGAGCGGTTGTATCGCTGGCTGTTGTTTTCGTGTACGGCGCTGACAGTACTGGTGACGTTGAGTATCCTCGGGACGCTCGCCTACGACACGATTACGTTCTTCGACTTCGACCACGTCGAGGTCGTCTCCTTTCTAACCGGAACGGAGTGGAACTCGAGAACGGGAACGTTCGGGATCCTCCCGCTCGTGAGTTCGACCCTGATCGTAACTGTCGTCTCTGCCGCGATCGCCATCCCGATCGGAACCGCCGCCGCGGTCTACCTCTCGGAGTACGCCAGTCCGCGAATGCGCTCGGTATTGAAGCCAGCGCTCGAAATTCTCGCCGGGATTCCGACGGTCGTCTACGGCTTCCTGGCGCTGGTGTATCTCTCCCCGTGGCTTCGAGCGGCCGGCGTGCCGGTCGGGACGTTCAATCTATTGAGCGCGTCGATCATGGTCGGCATTCTGATCGTGCCGATGGTCTCGTCGCTCTCTGAAGACGCGATGAGCGCCGTTCCGGAGGAGCTTCGTGAGGCGGGGTACGGCCTCGGCGCGACGAAGTTCGAAGTCTCGACGAAAGTCGTCATTCCCGCCGCGGTGTCGGGGATTTTCTCGTCGTACATTCTGGCCATCTCTCGGGCGATCGGCGAGACGATGATCGTCGTGATGGCCGGCGGGATGATGGCGCGACTGCTGAACGTGACGAACCCGTTCGAGAACCTCTTCAACTCCGGACAGACGATGACCGCGGCGATGGTTCACGCGGTGACGAGCGACGCGACCGGCGCGTCGGCGGAGTTCTACAGCATGTTCGCGATCGGCCTGACGCTGTTCGCGATCACGTTCCTGATGAACCTGCTGAGCAACCGTATCGCGGCGCGGTACCGCGAGGAGTACCAGTGA
- a CDS encoding phosphate uptake regulator PhoU: METRKVQVTGGSTYTVSLPKGWATTNGISSGSTVEIYSEDDMLLVTPKRETDHQEGTLDVSSLEDEQLVRAVLTMYVSGFDIIKLEAGRITTAQRRAIRSAIQGLIGVEVVEEQTDCVVVQDLLDSSELSIVNAVTRMRLIATSMLEDALTALVENDDDIAADVIERDDDVDRLWLVVSRIFRATLRSPRAAEALGVSREDCFDYHSSARQLERVADHAVKIGQLARKLGDIPDDVAGALLELHADASAILEKSMDALFAEDSGEATELSHDALESVLEIDEHTRSIDDMLRDLDPVQAQSLGLILDSLSRSADYGGNIAETALQKAAPRP, translated from the coding sequence ATGGAGACACGCAAGGTCCAGGTGACCGGTGGATCGACGTATACGGTGTCGCTTCCGAAAGGATGGGCGACCACCAACGGCATCAGTAGCGGCTCGACCGTCGAGATCTACTCCGAAGACGATATGCTACTCGTCACACCGAAGCGTGAAACCGACCATCAGGAGGGAACGCTCGACGTTTCCTCGCTCGAGGACGAACAGCTCGTCCGTGCCGTCCTGACGATGTACGTCAGCGGCTTCGACATCATCAAACTCGAGGCGGGCCGCATTACGACGGCCCAGCGGCGGGCGATCCGCAGCGCGATTCAGGGGCTCATCGGCGTCGAAGTCGTCGAGGAGCAGACGGACTGCGTCGTCGTCCAGGACCTCCTGGACTCCTCTGAGCTGTCGATCGTCAACGCCGTCACTCGGATGCGGTTGATCGCCACCTCGATGCTCGAGGACGCGCTCACCGCGCTCGTCGAGAACGACGACGACATCGCCGCCGACGTGATCGAACGCGACGACGACGTCGACCGGCTCTGGCTCGTCGTCTCGCGCATCTTCCGGGCGACGCTCCGATCACCGCGGGCCGCCGAAGCGCTCGGCGTCTCCCGCGAGGACTGTTTCGACTACCACTCGAGCGCCCGGCAACTCGAGCGCGTCGCCGACCACGCCGTCAAGATCGGCCAGCTCGCCCGCAAACTCGGAGATATTCCGGACGACGTCGCTGGCGCGCTCCTCGAACTCCACGCCGACGCCTCGGCGATCCTCGAGAAGTCGATGGACGCGCTGTTCGCCGAGGACAGCGGCGAGGCGACCGAACTGAGCCACGACGCCCTCGAGTCCGTCCTCGAGATCGACGAACACACCCGGTCGATCGACGACATGCTCCGCGACCTCGATCCCGTGCAGGCACAGTCGCTCGGACTGATTCTCGACTCCCTCTCCCGAAGCGCCGACTACGGCGGGAACATCGCAGAAACGGCGCTCCAGAAGGCCGCACCGCGGCCCTGA